The sequence TCTGCTCCGACTTCACGGATCATCGATGGTTTTTTCGGATTCGAAACATCATACAATCGTACCATCGTCATGCTGTTGACGGGCATTAGCCTTTTGCTAGAGGTGGCCTGCTGCTCTTCCCGATAAGGCTCATATTTTTCGCCAAGGACGACTAATGTTTTACCATGCAAAAATAATTGTGACGGATAAAATCCCTCTTCCATTTTAATTACTGCAGCTTGTTCGATATTCTTCGGATTGCGGATATCTGTAATGGACACTTTACCATCACCGACTACTGCGTAAATAAAGTCACCGTCTGTTTTGACAATATCCGCTTCATCGACCCCTTCAACTTGGTTATTTGTTGTCGAATGATCAGAGGAACCGCTCGATTTATTCGACGTGGAGTCGGCCATTGCTGATTCCTCTCTAGCCATTTCCAAACTTTCCTTTACAACCGGCTGTTGCATAGCTTTTGCACGCTCGAAATACGCAACCAACTCTTCGGCAGAGGCAACGGCTGGAAGTTCTTGGCCTACTGTAAACTTGAATGCATGCGCACCGTGCTGCTTGCTATTGACTTCCCTTGGCTTCACATGCAATGTATAGGAGCCTGGTTCAACGCCATTTACATGAGCCGTCTTTCCTTTGTTGCTGAGCGTAATTGCTGCCGTCACTTGCTTCCCTTGATCATCAGTGACAAAGAGATCACCTATTTTTACAGTCTCAGAGAAATCCTTGCTCCATCCTTGATTCGCAACTGCGCTAGTCGCTGCCGTAACTTCCCCTTGATGAATAAAAGCCGTGGAGGCAACTGCACCTACGGTAATAAAAATAGCTGCAATGACGCCAATTGTTGATTTTCTCAAATTGACCAACCCTTTCCTTTTTCGTGTGTTACCACATTAGACTGTGCTGGAGTGATTTGGTTACACGAAATAAGAATTTTTTTTGAAAGGTTGGATTTACTTGCAACGGTACTAAGCAACACTTTGAAAAAACTAAGAAAAAAAGCCTCTAACAACATGAAATCCATGCTGTTAGAGGCTTCCTATTTTAAGCTTCTACTGTTTCCTTCGAATATCTTCTCGTATACAATAGCGCAAAATAACCGAATGTAATCGCTAAACACGCCACCATGAATCCAACGAGAATCCCGTTGTTCATCCAAACGAATGACAAATCCCCTGTGGAAATAGTGCCTTTGAACGCTTGGACAGAATAGGTCATCGGCAATACTGTGTTGAAGATTTGCAAGGGTGCTGGAATCAATTCAAGTGGGAATGTCCCTGCGCTCGTCGTTAATTGCAAAATAAGCATGATGATCGCGACGAAACGTCCTGCATCTCCTAAAATGGATACGCATATTTGAACAATCGCGATGAATGTGTAGCTTGTGATAATCGCTGTGAGTACAAACAGCGGCGTGTTGATGGTTTCCATTCCAAGTGCGAATTTCACAACGCCTACTGCGATAAGCGCCTGCAATAAACCTACAATCGCTAGCACAGATACTTTACTTGCGAACCATTTGAATGCACCTGTTGGTTTGATAGCTGGCTCGACAAGTGGGAAGACGATGGACAGCAGTAATGCACCAATGAATAATCCCATCGACAAGAAGTACGGTGCGAAGCCTGTACCATAGTTCGGCACAAGGTTAATGCCATCTTTTTCGACATCAACTGGTGAACCTACCATACCATACGTTTTGTCTGTCGGATTCACTTCACTGGCGGTTTCATTCGCTTCTGCTAGTTTCTCTTGCAATGTCACTGTTCCTTCATCCAACTCCACTAAACCGTCGGCCAATGTGACTGAGCCTTCTGCAAGCTCTTGTGATTTCGATGCGAGCGTATCTGTTCCTTCTTTCAACGTCCCTGTTCCTTCTGTCAATGTAACAAGACCAGTCGCTAAATCGGACGAGCCTTGTTGCGCCGTCGCTACACCTTCTGCTAATTGCGCTACGCCAGATGCTAGGTCCCCATTTCCTGCCGATAGAGCATTTGCTCCTTCAAGAAGTTGTGGAGAAGAACCTTTCAATTTATCGAGTCCTGCAAGTGCCTCGCTATGCGCACCAGACAGTTGACCTGCAGCTCCGTTTAGTTCCGTAGTTCCTTGTGATAATGCCGCAGTACCAGCGGCTAATTCTTGCATACCGCCCGCCAGTTGAGCGCTACCTTGCGTTAATTGACCGAGTGCTTCCCCAATTGCTGTTTGTTGTTCAGCTGGAAGTTCTGCCAAAATAGGATCGAGCTGTGTAGACAATCCTTCCAGACCCGTCGCCACATTAGCCGCCGCTCCTGTTAATTGACCTGCAGCCCCGTTAAGCTGCTGTGATTTTTCATTCAACGTGCTAGCAGCCGTGTTAAACTCTTGCTCTTTCTGACCAATTTGTCCGTAACTTGCTGCCAATTGGTCAACACCTGCTGTATAATTTGTCAGGCCGTCTTTCAATCCATCAGCCCCAGCTGATGCTTTTTGTGCTCCTGTGAGAAGTTCTTTTGCTCCCTGCGATAAAGTGCCGAGCCCCGCGTTCAACTCACCCGCACCTACAGCAGCTCGACTCACTCCTTCACCGATTTTAGTGGACCCATCTGCTAATGTAATCGTGCTACTCGCCAGTGTTTCAAGATAACCTTTTAATTCTGTAGCCCCATCAACCAATTTTGTGGCTCCATCATGCAATTCACCCGCACCATCTGCCGCGTCTCCAAAACCATCCCCCAATTCCATAATGGAATCAAACAGTTTTTCTGCATATGTTGAAGCAACTTTCTCGTTCACTTCCGCCCGAATTCGATCCATTGCCGTCTCACCAATTTGCCCAGATAAGAAGTTGAAGCCTTCATTTGGTTTATAAATCATCGTTAGCTTCTCTGGTTCATCATCCAACAATGTCGTCGCATGCTCCGAAAAGTTTTCCGGGATTTCAATGACTACGTAATAGTCTTGATTTTTAAGCCCTTTTTCCGCATCTACTTTCGAAACTCTTTGGAAATCAAACTGCTTACCGTCGATTAATTTATCGGTCAACTCCCGCCCTAAGGCCAGTTGTTCACCATCCATTTCCGCCCCTCTATCCAAATCGACAATTGCAACAGGCAAATCATCCATATTGGCATAGGGATTCCAAAACGCCCAGAGAAACATTCCCGCATATAAAACCGGGATAAACAGAATAGCAATCATTGGTACAATCATTTTTCTAGTGCGTAGCAGTTGTTTCCACTCCGCCCAAGTCATCGTTTTCTTCATTATGCACATTCCTCCAGAACTAATTGACCATTTTCCTCATTTGGTCATTTTTAAATAAAAAAACAAGTCTCAGACTAAGAGACTTTTGAATATTGTCCCACTCAGCAACGCAACAATGCGCTGTTCTTCAAGCTCCGTATCATGGGTTTTCCCCCAGTCAGCCACAAGCGCCATATACGCTTTGAATAATAAATAAGCGACAAGCTCGCTGTCACAAGGCTTCAATTCACCCTTAGCAACTGCTTTTTCAATCTTCGTTTTTATATAAGAAACAATTTCTTTTTCGATTGTTTCCAACACTTCAATGACTGCCGGTGTCCGAAGTTCTTTCTCTTCATCAACAAGCATGGCATACAATAAATGCGTTTCACGGAATTTGAGCATCCGCATTAACCTAGCATGTGCATTTTGTTCAAAAGGTGCACCTTCAACAGCAACCGAATCTGCTTCTGCGCGCATCTCCTGGATCATTTTCACAACAATCGCATTGAATAACTCTTCCTTGTTGGCAAAAAACGTGTAGATGGTTCCTTTTCCGACATTTGCAATTTTAGCGACTTGATCCATCGTTGTCGCCTTGTAGCCGAAAAGCGAAAATGACTTTGCTGCCGCCTCTAAAATTTCCTGCCTGCGATCCATTTCTCCACCTCACTTTGAATGGATTAGATAACTGACCGAAATACCATTACGGTCATTCAGTCATTATATTACATGGGGCGGAGGAATTATGCAAGGTTTTTATTTTGAATGTTTGAATGCTATTCTACTACTATCGGATATCACGTCTACTGATTAACCATTTACTTGCATAAATCTTTGATAAGCAAACACTTGAAAACCACCTTATTTAAGTGAAAAATGCAGTTGCTTAAAAGTAAGGAATAGATGACTTTTTATAAAGAGCATTAGTGCGCGACCAGATATCCATGTATAAAAAGTTGAACTACATACGTATACTACAACAGTCGCTTGCGAACTGGATAAGGTGGCATCCAGTACCCCACGGGGGGGTCTGATAAATACCTTGTTTACCTCAAATAGGCCACCATCTATCGTTCAAACTAATTGACAACCTATCTATTCACTTTTATACTTAGAGTGTAGAGTAATGGTCTTCTTATAAGAGTTGGATACAGTGGCATCCAATACCCCTCGGGGGGGTCTCATAAATACCTTGTTTACCTCAAATGAGCCACTTCTAAAGTAATCTTCCACCCTGATGCCCACACATCAGGTTTTTTTATTTATGGTAAGGAGAATTAGAAAAATGATAAATTTATCGGATATCCTTAGCTTGCAACATAGGCCTAACTTTGCAGATATTGATTTAAAAACCTTAAGTGAACTCTACTATCAAGAACTATATCCCCATACATATGAATTTACTTTATCTTCAGGTGAAAAAATTCTCCTCAAGTTTGATTTAGATAAATTTTGTCATCTTCTCGGAGTTGAAAAATCTATTAAACATAAAATTCATTTCGCAAAGGATCGTAAAGCTTTCAGGGGAATACGAGGATGGAACAGCATTGTAGATAGCACTATTACTAAAGCAAGTATACGCGCTATAAACGGTGACTTGAAGAAAATGAAGGATAAGATGCTACATTTTTATTACCTACCAAGACTTTTAGATAACGGTTCATTGGTTATTAAATACGTACCGAATACTCAAAGTACTATCAAAAGTGCATATATCTTATATGATATTAGCCAGGCAGATAATGTTTTTGTTCAAATTGGTATACAACCTGAAAAACATGGACAGTGGTACTTTCCAGAAACTTTTCTAATAAACCGAATTACAGCTACCAATCCAACAAATAAACAAGCAGAACCTCCTAGCACTGTTATCAAAATTATGAATAGATTGAAATACGAGCGATTTAAACCTAGGAAACAACTACATACAATACCTAATCGCTTTAGAAGAAAGTCTAGATTAGTTTAGTCCCAATCATTCTAAAAAAACTATAAAATAAATCAAATTATATTGACTAAAAGAAAAAAGGTGAAGCACCAGTAAGCCTAAAATAGCACCTCACCTTTTTTCTTTATTCAAAACACGACTTCCACTGTGCTGTTCTGTCACGATTATTTTTCCTATAAGACCAACATCACTTCTATGACTCACCATATCGAGTTTTTTTCTTTTACAAAAATGCCCAGCAAGGAATCTCTCCCCCGCCAGGCACCCTATATTATTCTACTTCACTCATCCACTGCTCATAATAAGATGCTAATTGCTCTTTCAAGCTAGCCACTTCCGCTATTAGCAATTCATACTTCTCCCAATCCATTTCACATTCCATATCTTTTTCTGATGAAGTGATGGCAAGTTCAAGCCTCGCAATTTCTTCTTCCACATTAACAGCCTTCATTTCTTTCGCAGGTTTCGCCACTTCCACCACAGGTGCCACTTCTTCAACTATCTGCCGACTTTGAAGCTCCTGCCATTTGTCACGTGCCCAGTTATATGGCCCATCAAACATCGTAATGGCACCGTCTTCCAACCAGGCTGTACGTGTGAATAATTTATTCAAAAAGTAACGATCATGTGAAACCGCAATGATTGTACCTGTGAAATCCTCCAACGCTTCTTCGAGCACCTCGCATGATTCAATATCCAGATGGTTCGTCGGTTCATCCAACACAAGACAATTGATATCTTGATGCATGAGCTGGGCCAAACGAAGCCGCATCCGCTCGCCACCACTTAAATCACCAATGCGCTTGAACACGTCTGGTCCGTAAAACATGAATTTTGCTAACAGATGACGCGACTCACCTTCCGCCACTTGAACATCAGCCCGAAAAACATCAATCAGACGGGCCTTGGGATCAGCAATTTCGAAATGCTGCGATAAGAATCCTACCTTCACATTGCTCCCCAATTTGCTGAATCCACTATCCACCGATAATTCTCCTAATAAAATCTTCAAGATCGTCGATTTCCCACTACCATTGCTGCCAACAATCGCCGTCCGATCCTTCCAGTACACATAAAAATCTGCTTCCCTCAGCAATGGCTGTTGTCCGAATGATTTCGTAATCCCTTCCATGACAACCACTTCCTTGCCACTGCGCGGTGCAGCTTCAAATGATAACGCCATTTTCTTCGGATCAATCAACGGTTTTCGTACCTTTTCCATCCGCTCCAAAGCCCGTTCCATATTGCGCGCTCGTCGGTGCAATGCCGCATTCGGTGGATTCGCCTCATTCGCCCATAGACGCAGCCGCTTAATGGCTTCTCTCATCTTCTTAATCTTCTTTTGCTGTTCTTCATAGTCTTGAAATTCTCGCATCAGTCGCTGTTCTTTTTCGTGGATAAAGGAAGAATAATTTCCGTAATAAAGATGGAGCTCTCCCTCTTCCAGATCCGCAACCTTTGTCACAACACAGTCTAAAAAGTAACGGTCATGTGAAACAATGACGACTGTTCCCTGATACTCTGTTAAATAACCCTCTAACCACTCCACTGCAAATAAATCCAAGTGATTCGTCGGTTCATCCAATAACAGTAAATCGGGCTTCGTCAATAACAGCTTGCCGAGCATAATCTTCGTTTGTTCGCCGCCACTTAATTGTGAGAAAGAGCGTCCGACAAATGCTTGTAATTGCAAGCCATTAATGACCTTATCAATTTCTGAATCGATGGCATAGCCGTCACGACGAGCAAACTCTTCCTGCAAATCACCGTAGAGTTGAAGTAACTTTTCCATGTCATTCTGTTGAGGATCGGCAAGCTCAACTTCCATCTGAGCCATCTTCACCTGCATAGCCTTTAGCTCTTCAAATGCACTATTTAGTACGTCGTGTCCAGTAATTTCTTTATCAAATGAAGGGATTTGCGCTAAATAGCCGATTTTCGTCCCCTTTTTAAAATGTAATGCACCGCTATCCGGTCGCTCCACTCCTGCAATGAGCTTAAATAATGTTGTTTTCCCGCTACCATTGCGTCCAACAACCCCTAATTTATCTCCTGTTTTTATGTCCAATGAAAGATTTTCAAATATCAAATTGCCACCAAGCATTTTGCTTAGTTGTTGTATTGTACAGATCATATTTTCCGCTTCCCCTCGTTCTGTGGTCACAGCTGGAAGCACTTACGAAAAGCGCAAGGCGCCTGAAAAAGGAACGCAATCTAAGTACGCCACATCCTGTGGCAACAACTGCATGACCTACATCCTGTAGGCCCGCGACAGGCATAAGGCAGATTGACGAAGAGGCGGTTTTTGCCTCGCAGCCAAGATGACTTATGACCCGAGCATCTGGCGCCTGGATCCTAGACAATGCAAAAAAGACCGCTTTTCAGCGACCTTTTCCCCTTAAAAATGTATCGTAAGGAATAAATGCTAAACAGCTGTGTGATTACTGAAATTGTCTAAAAAGGACAGACCTATCCCGTTAGGCGTAATTTCATGAGTAATCGCACATGAAGTGGCTAAATATTCCAATAAACTTTCACGTGCATACATAGTATCTAACATCATTCCTCACCTCCGTTTCACTACTAGTAAGAATAGTTTAACATATATTCGAATAAATTCACACTATTTTTTTCGGTCTGGCCTTCCCCTTGGATTGCGCAATTTTTTTAGAAAACAAGAAAACCACCCTCTCCATAGAAAGCAACAGGGTGGTTCGTGAACAATATCCCAACTCGTTATTCCTATGCCAATTGCTGTTCTGCAAACTCACGATACAAAGCATGGGACTGCGTCAATTCCTGATGTGTCCCACTGCCTGTCACTCGCCCGTTCTCAATAAAAATAATTTTATCCGCATCGACGATTGTTGATAACCTGTGGGCAATAACAAATGTTGTACGCCCTTCCATTAAGCGTGTCAGCGCATCTTGCACAACGCCTTCCGATTGACTGTCCAGACTAGCGGTCGCTTCGTCCATCATTAATATTTTAGGATCCCGTAAGAAGGCTCGTGCAATGGCAATACGTTGCCTTTGACCTCCTGAAAGTTTCACCCCACGTTCGCCAACTTCCGTGTCCAAGCCATTCGTAAAGCCTTTAATAAATTCATCAGCATAGGCCATTTCAGTGACTTCCCACAGCCGTTCATCCGAAATACTTGCACCATTGTCTAAACCGTAGCATAAATTTTCACGAATCGTTCCAGCCATCATGGCACTCTCTTGTGAAACATAGCCAATTTGACTGCGCCATGATGCCATCGACAATTCTTTGATAGGTGTGTCGCCAATTCGGATTTCACCAGCTGTTGGTTCATAGAAACGTTCCAACAACCCAAACATCGTTGTTTTTCCCCCGCCACTCGGTCCAGCAAAGGCAATCATTTCACCAGGCTGTGCCTCGAAGGACACATTACCGATGACCGGTTCATCTTCCTCATAAGCAAATGATACATCTACCACTTGAACGGGTTTGCCCGCAATATCCATCGCCAAGCCATCCTGCCCTTCTTCCAATGGCAACTCTAAAATATCAATAATACGCTCTGTTGCCCCTTTCGCTTTCTGTAGTTGCGTAAAGAACATCGCAAAGGATGTGATTGGGAAAATGATTTGGAATAGGTAGAGCAAGAAGGCAACAAGTTCACCTGTTGACATCGTGCCACTTGCCACACGCATACCGCCATAGCCGATAATCATGACGATCACGACCATAACAACCAAGTACATAAAAGGAGCAATCAATGCAAAAATCCGTGCTTCCTTCAACCCAAATTTGAATAATTTTTGAATGCCAGCTTTACCACTTGCCTCTTCATTTAATTCGGCATTAGAAGCTTTCATCAAACGAATTTCGCCAAGTGTCTGTTGAATATGACCTGTAAATACAGCTGTTTCATCCTGTAAGCCGCGAGAGATTTTAGCCATTCTACTTCCCAATGGAACCATGATAGCAACTGTAATCGGCACTGAAATTAACATGATAAGCGTCATCTTCCAGTCCATCACAAGCAAAATAATGACCGCACCGATGATCGAAATAATTCCGGTAATGAATTGTGGAAAATGTTGTGTAATCAATTCTTTAACGATTCCGGTGTCATTAACAACACGACTCACCGTTTCACCACTCGATTCTTTATCGAAATGGCTAACAGGCAAACGAATAAGCTTAGTCCACATTTTTTCACGTAAACTAGCCACTACTTTTTGTCCTACATAGCTGAGTAAATAAATAGATACCCCATCTATCACTGCTTGGAGAATAAACGCTACTCCAATCGCAATCATTATCGGGACGCTGAGTGAAGCGACCGAAAATCCATCTACTAAATTTTTCGTTAACAGCGGTACGACCAAACCTGCTAGCGTTGTCAGCACGCCCGCCGTTAAACCGACAGCTAAAGCTAGCTTCGGGATGCCTGTCGATAAAATAAGAGTGAAAAACGGCTTCAAGCCAACTTGTTTCTTATCCATAGTTTACAACTCCAATTCCTTGAATCTTTTTGACAGGTTCATTTTACTAAATGTATGTAAACTCAATATCAACAAACTTCAATTACCTATCATTCAACGACACAAAAAGGTTAGAAAGGGCGATGAAATGCAAATCCTTTCTAACCTTACTTTACTTCAAATCTTCAAAGCCCTTAATTGAGCAATTGCTTTTTGTAGTTCCTCAACCTTCTGCACAAGTGCTAACCGAACAAATCCTGCACCTTCTGTCCCAAAGATACTCCCTGGAACCATAACAACGCCACATTGTTCGATTGCTTTAAAAACAAATGCCTTATCGTCAATGTCAAACGGATATTTAGCCCATACAAACATCCCCCCGCTTGAAGGCGTAACAGACCAACCAATGTTTTCCAACCCGTTCATTAACACCCTATGCCGCTCAGTAAACTCTTTTCGCAAACGGTCTGTAATTTCCTCCGCATGATCCAACGCAGTTGCAGCCGCCTCCTGAATCGGTTCAAATGTCCCATAATCCAAATTCGATTTCAGTTGCTTAATGATACTAATCATCTCCGCATTACCGACAATATAAGCAATACGAGCGCCTGCTAAACTAAAGCTTTTCGATAATGAATTGATTTCCATGC comes from Sporosarcina sp. FSL K6-3457 and encodes:
- a CDS encoding YhgE/Pip domain-containing protein; the protein is MKKTMTWAEWKQLLRTRKMIVPMIAILFIPVLYAGMFLWAFWNPYANMDDLPVAIVDLDRGAEMDGEQLALGRELTDKLIDGKQFDFQRVSKVDAEKGLKNQDYYVVIEIPENFSEHATTLLDDEPEKLTMIYKPNEGFNFLSGQIGETAMDRIRAEVNEKVASTYAEKLFDSIMELGDGFGDAADGAGELHDGATKLVDGATELKGYLETLASSTITLADGSTKIGEGVSRAAVGAGELNAGLGTLSQGAKELLTGAQKASAGADGLKDGLTNYTAGVDQLAASYGQIGQKEQEFNTAASTLNEKSQQLNGAAGQLTGAAANVATGLEGLSTQLDPILAELPAEQQTAIGEALGQLTQGSAQLAGGMQELAAGTAALSQGTTELNGAAGQLSGAHSEALAGLDKLKGSSPQLLEGANALSAGNGDLASGVAQLAEGVATAQQGSSDLATGLVTLTEGTGTLKEGTDTLASKSQELAEGSVTLADGLVELDEGTVTLQEKLAEANETASEVNPTDKTYGMVGSPVDVEKDGINLVPNYGTGFAPYFLSMGLFIGALLLSIVFPLVEPAIKPTGAFKWFASKVSVLAIVGLLQALIAVGVVKFALGMETINTPLFVLTAIITSYTFIAIVQICVSILGDAGRFVAIIMLILQLTTSAGTFPLELIPAPLQIFNTVLPMTYSVQAFKGTISTGDLSFVWMNNGILVGFMVACLAITFGYFALLYTRRYSKETVEA
- a CDS encoding TetR/AcrR family transcriptional regulator translates to MDRRQEILEAAAKSFSLFGYKATTMDQVAKIANVGKGTIYTFFANKEELFNAIVVKMIQEMRAEADSVAVEGAPFEQNAHARLMRMLKFRETHLLYAMLVDEEKELRTPAVIEVLETIEKEIVSYIKTKIEKAVAKGELKPCDSELVAYLLFKAYMALVADWGKTHDTELEEQRIVALLSGTIFKSLLV
- a CDS encoding PBECR4 domain-containing protein, whose protein sequence is MINLSDILSLQHRPNFADIDLKTLSELYYQELYPHTYEFTLSSGEKILLKFDLDKFCHLLGVEKSIKHKIHFAKDRKAFRGIRGWNSIVDSTITKASIRAINGDLKKMKDKMLHFYYLPRLLDNGSLVIKYVPNTQSTIKSAYILYDISQADNVFVQIGIQPEKHGQWYFPETFLINRITATNPTNKQAEPPSTVIKIMNRLKYERFKPRKQLHTIPNRFRRKSRLV
- the abc-f gene encoding ribosomal protection-like ABC-F family protein encodes the protein MICTIQQLSKMLGGNLIFENLSLDIKTGDKLGVVGRNGSGKTTLFKLIAGVERPDSGALHFKKGTKIGYLAQIPSFDKEITGHDVLNSAFEELKAMQVKMAQMEVELADPQQNDMEKLLQLYGDLQEEFARRDGYAIDSEIDKVINGLQLQAFVGRSFSQLSGGEQTKIMLGKLLLTKPDLLLLDEPTNHLDLFAVEWLEGYLTEYQGTVVIVSHDRYFLDCVVTKVADLEEGELHLYYGNYSSFIHEKEQRLMREFQDYEEQQKKIKKMREAIKRLRLWANEANPPNAALHRRARNMERALERMEKVRKPLIDPKKMALSFEAAPRSGKEVVVMEGITKSFGQQPLLREADFYVYWKDRTAIVGSNGSGKSTILKILLGELSVDSGFSKLGSNVKVGFLSQHFEIADPKARLIDVFRADVQVAEGESRHLLAKFMFYGPDVFKRIGDLSGGERMRLRLAQLMHQDINCLVLDEPTNHLDIESCEVLEEALEDFTGTIIAVSHDRYFLNKLFTRTAWLEDGAITMFDGPYNWARDKWQELQSRQIVEEVAPVVEVAKPAKEMKAVNVEEEIARLELAITSSEKDMECEMDWEKYELLIAEVASLKEQLASYYEQWMSEVE
- a CDS encoding RAxF-45 family protein, giving the protein MMLDTMYARESLLEYLATSCAITHEITPNGIGLSFLDNFSNHTAV
- a CDS encoding ABC transporter ATP-binding protein, with the translated sequence MDKKQVGLKPFFTLILSTGIPKLALAVGLTAGVLTTLAGLVVPLLTKNLVDGFSVASLSVPIMIAIGVAFILQAVIDGVSIYLLSYVGQKVVASLREKMWTKLIRLPVSHFDKESSGETVSRVVNDTGIVKELITQHFPQFITGIISIIGAVIILLVMDWKMTLIMLISVPITVAIMVPLGSRMAKISRGLQDETAVFTGHIQQTLGEIRLMKASNAELNEEASGKAGIQKLFKFGLKEARIFALIAPFMYLVVMVVIVMIIGYGGMRVASGTMSTGELVAFLLYLFQIIFPITSFAMFFTQLQKAKGATERIIDILELPLEEGQDGLAMDIAGKPVQVVDVSFAYEEDEPVIGNVSFEAQPGEMIAFAGPSGGGKTTMFGLLERFYEPTAGEIRIGDTPIKELSMASWRSQIGYVSQESAMMAGTIRENLCYGLDNGASISDERLWEVTEMAYADEFIKGFTNGLDTEVGERGVKLSGGQRQRIAIARAFLRDPKILMMDEATASLDSQSEGVVQDALTRLMEGRTTFVIAHRLSTIVDADKIIFIENGRVTGSGTHQELTQSHALYREFAEQQLA